The nucleotide window CGTGCCACTTCTCGCAGTAGCCGTCGCCGTTGAAGACCACGGCGTCGTGTTCCTTGATGATTTCCTGGATCACGGTCTGGACGGCGGCGTTGAGCTTGGACGCGTCGCCGCCGGTGGCCGCTTCGAGCTTGGTGGCGATGTAGTCCAGGGACTCGGCCATCATGGTGTTCAGCGCCACCTGGGAGCCGGCGATGGACTGGCAGGAGCCCACGGCGCGGAACTCGAAGCGGTTGCCGGTGAAGGCGAAGGGGCTGGTGCGGTTGCGGTCGCCCGGATCCATGGGCAGCGGCGGCAGGGTGTCGACGCCGATGTTCATGACGCCCTTCTGCTTGGAGCCCTCGATCTTGCCCTTCTTGATCTGCTCGAACACGTCGGTGAGCTGCTCGCCGAGGTAGACCGACATGATGGCCGGCGGGGCCTCGTTGGCGCCCAGGCGATGGTCGTTGGACGGCGTGGCCACCGTGGCCCGCAGGAAGGCGCCGAACTTGTGCACGGCGCGGATGGCGGCGGCGCAGAAGACCAGGAACTGGGCGTTCTCGTGGGGGGTGTCGCCCGGATCGTAGAGGCTGCCCAGTTCGGCGTTGCCGATGGAGTAGTTGAGGTGCTTGCCGGAACCGTTGATGCCGGCGAAGGGCTTTTCGTGCAGCAGGCAGATGAGGCCGTAGCGCTTGGCCACGGTGCGAAGCACCGTCATGACCATCTGGTTGTGGTCGGTGGCCAGGTTGCCGGCCTCGTAGATCGGGGCGATCTCGAACTGGCTGGGGGCCACTTCGTTGTGGCGGGTCTTGACCGGCACGCCGAGCTTGTACAGTTCGCGCTCGACTTCCATCATGAAGGACAGGACGCGGCGGGGAATGACGCCGAAGTACTGGTCCTCGAACTCCTGGCCCTTGGCCGATTTGGCGCCGAACAGGGTGCGGCCGGCGATGAGCAGGTCGGGGCGGGAGAACACGAAGTTGCGGTCGATGAGGAAATATTCCTGCTCGGGGCCGGCGTAGGAGACGACGGGCAGCTTGGTCGCGGCGCCGAAGAGCTTCAGGATGCGCTGGGCCTGCTTGTTGAGCGCCTGGTTGGAGCGCAAAAGCGGGGTCTTCTTGTCCAGGGCCTCGCCGGTCCAGGAGACGAAGGCCGTGGGGATGCACAGGAAGGTGCCGTTGGGGTTTTCCAGGATGTAGGCGGGGCTGGTCACGTCCCAGGCGGTGTAGCCGCGGGCTTCGAAGGTGGTGCGCAGGCCGCCGGAGGGGAAGGACGAGGCGTCGGGTTCGCCCTGGATCAGCATCTTGCCGGAGAACTCGGCCACGGCGCCGCCCTTGCCGTCGGGCACCAGGAAGGCGTCGTGCTTTTCGGCGGTCAGGCCCGTGAGCGGGTAGAACACGTGGGTGAAGTGGGTGGCCCCGCGTTCGATGGCCCAGTCCTTCATGGCGTTGGCCACGGTGTCGGCGATGGAGGGATCGAGCTTCTGGCCCAGTTCGATGGTCTTTTTCAGCGACTTGTAGACGGCCTTGGGCAGGCGCTCCTGCATGACCTTGTCGCTGAAGACATTGCAGCCGAAGACCTCGGTGGGTTTGGTCTCGCTGAAGTTCAGGGGGGCATGCGACGGCTTGTAATTGATGATGGCCGAAATCGCGTCCAGCCGAGCCTTGATTCCGCTCATAGGGTCCTCTTGCATTGGTGTTGAACAGGTTACACGTCGGGGGGCCGCTCCCCGCCCGGCCGTCCGGGTCCCGCGCCGGCCGCCGGCCGGCAGGGAGCCGAAAATGACGATAGGGCGACGCCCGGTCCCCGTGCCGCCCGCCCGGGACACGCTTCCATGTCCCGGCGCGGCCGGCGAAATCGAAATTTTTCCGCCTCTCGCCACGCGGCCAAGTCTCTCTCCACGGCCGCCTGCGAACTCCCAATAATGTAAAATCCGCGACACGTCCATAGCCAATCGGCAACACGCGGCCGCGCCAGTCCGCTTCGCGCACCGCGCCAATGACGCGGCACAGCAGCCACGGACGCGGAACAATGAAAAAATCGTAATGTTCCCGGAACAAACATGTCGCTATCGACCAGGCCCCGGGCGAGCATCATGTCACGGGCGGGTCGTCAAGCAGACACCGGATGGCCTTGAGTTCGTC belongs to Solidesulfovibrio sp. and includes:
- a CDS encoding glutamine synthetase III: MSGIKARLDAISAIINYKPSHAPLNFSETKPTEVFGCNVFSDKVMQERLPKAVYKSLKKTIELGQKLDPSIADTVANAMKDWAIERGATHFTHVFYPLTGLTAEKHDAFLVPDGKGGAVAEFSGKMLIQGEPDASSFPSGGLRTTFEARGYTAWDVTSPAYILENPNGTFLCIPTAFVSWTGEALDKKTPLLRSNQALNKQAQRILKLFGAATKLPVVSYAGPEQEYFLIDRNFVFSRPDLLIAGRTLFGAKSAKGQEFEDQYFGVIPRRVLSFMMEVERELYKLGVPVKTRHNEVAPSQFEIAPIYEAGNLATDHNQMVMTVLRTVAKRYGLICLLHEKPFAGINGSGKHLNYSIGNAELGSLYDPGDTPHENAQFLVFCAAAIRAVHKFGAFLRATVATPSNDHRLGANEAPPAIMSVYLGEQLTDVFEQIKKGKIEGSKQKGVMNIGVDTLPPLPMDPGDRNRTSPFAFTGNRFEFRAVGSCQSIAGSQVALNTMMAESLDYIATKLEAATGGDASKLNAAVQTVIQEIIKEHDAVVFNGDGYCEKWHAEAEKRGLPNLKTTPDALPVLTSPEVVKLCTTYGVFSEAELKSREEIYLEQYVKTLQTEAALVVRMAKTIIFPAAMRYQGELARTCANLKAIGHDFKMTTLECVTAKLRDLQAKVAELEKILEHSAEGSLAEAKYMCCTVLPAMNEVRAVADALESVVADDLWSLPSYQEMLFIR